taggatttaTTTTACCTAAGATTCTCCAAAAGAACAAATAGTCTTTGTCCTTCACATACCACGGAAAATACGGGAAGTCTTTTTTCCGCACGTACGGTGCTTCCCGCTTGCAACTTTGTCTCAAAGGCGGTCAGTAACCTTCTCAAACCACCAAAcagaaattaaccaattaacagcaacacccacttccctcactttccgaaccaAGGCACtcctcgacgaatccgatgatctagTATCCTGGGACACATCCCAAGAgagttttcctctgcagcatcatcgtgacgtaGAGTCAGAGAATAATCGGTTAGAGCCCCGCGACGCATCGTGAGCGACCATCATCCGAATCGACACCGCACGTCCACCGGGGTCGAACTATTAACCGCGAATCACGAACCGATAGTTGTAACCACGAGTTGTACGCCAAGTGTACGCATTGAATAAATATCTCTGTTAAACATGTTCGAGTGTTCCTTCAGCACCTATCACGATCTATACACCCTAAGTCCTTAGAttatttctggtggcagcaactatCGTACCGATCGGAaatcttaaatttatatttcgaatactatcattcctttcctttcaattaaatttaacggTAATCAAATTGAAAACGTAGTTGAAAACATAATTGAAAacgtaacataaaaatttttggtGGCAGCGATGGGATACGCTCCACAGAGGATTAAAGTTCTTACGGTTAATGACAaagtataaatagaaaatatggcGACCGCATTAGAATCATTGGACGAAGACATAGTCTTGACGTTGTCAGAAAAACTTAAAGCATGAGATGCACATTTTCATGTAATAACCGACATGAATATAAAGCTCCATGAATTACAAGACGACGCGCGCTCACTCaagacaaagaaagaaatcgagaCACCCATATCACCGCCGATAATTCAGCAAAAGACAATACAATACAGATATGAAATACCAGCATCAATGTCAATAATTCCGCGAGAAATAAGACCGGTAGATACTAACTCGCAACCGATTAAGTTAAAAGACGCGATCAAGACAGTGCCAGTGTTCGACGGCCATCAACcgtcgatatttcaatttttaaggGCATGCGAACGAGCCCGAAGTATCGTGCCAAGAAATCAAGAACCTCAGTTAGTGAAATTATTGATGAATAAACTTCGCGGACACGCGTTTCTCTCCGTAGAAGACAGTGAAGTGTTGACGTTGACTGACTtcggaaataaatttaaaaatatgttcgGTCCAGGAAAAACAGTTAACGAGTATAAAGGTGAATTAGCAACGGTGTTTCAACGACCGGAAGAAGAGATACTAGATTATATAGATTGCGTCAAAAATCTCAGACTGGCAATAATGGACGGGGAAAGATACGAGTACGGCACCACATTCCAAGATAGAATAGATCGGGACACGAGGAAGGCTTTCGTTAAGGGGCTCCCAAACGAGATGTATTTACGAGTAAAGATAGCAGGATACCAATCCTTGCGTACTGCCAAGCCGTGAAAACAACACGAGAATTAAAACAAGCAAACGATAGAATACGATACCAACGTCCAACACCTCCGAATAATTATAACCGAAACAACGCTCGTCCCCTATACAATAGTAACAACATCGGAAATAACCGCCAGGATCGGAGATTTGTACCGCCGTCGCGGAATCGTCTAAATGACCCGGGAATAGAGAAAGATGtcgggaaaagagcaagagcAGTAACCTGGAAAGGAAAATGCATAAGTAAATACCCCGATAAAAATCTAAGTCAAAAGAGGGATGCTGATCATTTGAAACAATCAACTTTTCAATACAAACACTATCCCGTTGCTGTGATAAAGGATAATATCACTTTAAATAATAAGTGGACGCACGACACCACAGACAGGGTCACGAGTGAATCTTCCGAGTTCCCAACCAAGATAAACAATACTAATACCAAAGAACTTTCAGAAGAGGCAGAAACTAAGAAATTAAACGACGAGACGATAGGCGGCGCTTATCCACTGCCTAATACCACGGAGATATTGGACCAGCTGGGAAGTGCGAAGTGCCTCTCCACGTTCGACTTGGCAAGGATACAAAAGCAAGGTTCCATGAATTTCGtgaatgtttcaaatataataggaAAAGAGATAGCGAGTGTATCTCACTCAAAAACTTCTATAAAACCACCAGAAAGTAACTTTATCAAACTCAGAGCCAAGTCATTAAATTGTAAGAAAGATCAGACTACAGAGAATAAAAGTATAGCTATCCCTAAACCCAAAACAGAATCTGTAAGCAAAAAggtttgtaataaaaattcaaggaaTAATTCTAAATCTACTGAAAATATTCCTAAACTTTCCAtacaagtaaataataatttaaatataataagcaCTTTCAGTGAAACTATTCATTCTGAAAAGGTAAAGGAAAATCAACGGGTTGTGAATAAAgcaaataaagaagaaaaaagggtaACCAAGGAAAAGAATTCTAAACATTTTCAGGCTGAAAAAACACAAGTTAAACTGGCTCAAAGAAATCGGAAATAGGGAATCACCAGTcgaagatttatataaaaacttgAATAAATGCGCTAGCCGTTGGATTACAATTGGATTAAAAATACTCCATTGGTTACTACATCTAGTATTTGATGTAGATAGCATGAGTGCTGATCTTATGACTCCTCTTGGAAAATATAGATGGTATCATACTATactatattcaaaatatttataggtTAATATGGCtatgatattttcaaaaattcgtattttgaATGCTATTGGCAAGCAATTGGATAATTGGCTCGGTTGGCGCAAAATTGTGACATGTTTGATAAAATCAACACTGTGCAGCAAATGGCAAGGGAAAATTCAATGATGTCCAAGTTAAAATCAGAAGAGTACTACGACAGACGAATCAACGcgcaaaatttcaaagtaggAGATCTAGTATATCCAATAAAGGAACCTAGCAAAGGAAAATTTCCTAATCAATATACAGGACCGCATAAGCGGAATTTAAGTtaggaattttaaagaatcaaAACGTCAAGATCGAAGTGAAAGATTCCACGAATAGTACACTTGAACAAGTAAAACTAGCGCATAAtcgaaataaacaataaacgaaacgatttcaGAAGGCAACACAGTGCAGTAGTGTGTAGTATAGTGCTGCTTGTCAAATAATGCAGATAGTGGTAacctaaaagaaaaaaagaagattactATGTGTGTTTTAACCattatttaaagataaaacgtgttaattcaataaaataattaaaggcaGTGAAAGTGAAAAGTACCTAGTGCACAATTAATCATCGTAGAAGAAAGTGTACCTACAGGAATTCCATAGAGACAAATTATGGATCCATTCTGTAGAACATAGTATACGAttgaaacaaatgaataaaCTAACCTCAATTGCCTTgatatatatgaaagaaaataatactattgaaaatttacaacaATATCACAATTGAACTAAAAGAAGCACGATAACAATCAATAATTCAAAAAAAATACAGTTGGccaatggaaaataaaactaaaaaaccAAGAAAAATAGTGacattataacaaaataactcAACGTTGAAGCAGCGGTCTTCAATAAGAAGAAGTAAATTCAGTTGATGAGTGTAGAAagagattataaaataattaagatagGTTAATCAAatgtcaataataaatatgactAGAATAAGAAggtattatactatattaacttatataatattgttaaattattgtatatgacacatgaaataaattctataatacaCAACAGCGATCATTGATACAGTACAATACAATATGTAGtgatctaaaataaattaaatagcatTTTTGATACTTAcaaatgtagaataaataaaagtactCGTAATGAGTGTCGAGAGCATAACGAGGAACCGGGCAATGCCAAGTGCATGCTATGTAGATATCTTGTGTGAGCAATGCAGCGTGTAGACTTGGAGAATAAAGACAAAGTAGCTATAAACAGGAATAATATACTGAATAAGTTCTAACTTATAAGATTTGGATTAGCTTCGACTTATATTACACAATTATGAAGTAACAAACaattaataagaagaaataaaatagccaACAAGTATAGAAAGAGGTTAGGAAATAATTAAGACAGGTTAAttgaaagttaataataaatataaccaGAATAGAAGGATACTATACTGTACTAATCTAtgtaatattgttatattattatatctgaCATATAGAAACAGATTTTGTAATGCACGATGGCGGTCGCACACACAATGCATTACAcacatattaaattaaattaattatatgataCTTTTATGCTCACAGATGTAGGATGATTGAAAGCACCCATAGTAAGTATTTAAAGTATAACGAAGAATCGGATAATGCCATACACGCTGTAGGAATGTTCCAGGTAAGCGACGCAGCATCGAAGGAATAGAatctgaaaaattacaaacaataataattcaataaataacttttaatcaACAATACATAGATTAACTTAAAGTTATACTATTCAtgaaataacaacaaataaCAAGTACGAAGCAACGACAAAttaataggaaagaaataaaaacagtCAATAAACACAGAAATAGGTTAGAAATTAATCAAGATAGATCGACTGAGTATTAATCATAAAACatgattaaaattagaaattattatattgagTTGAGCTactatagtattattatactaaACTTGGTACAAAGAAATAAGGTTATGTTACGCAGTAGTGACTGGTGATAATAcactatgtatatattaaattaaattaattaagaaaacacTCTATAAATATAACCACTCAAAACAAAACAGTGAAACAGCgccattaataaattataaatttcaacagCAACGCAATCCACatgctattacgttaaaatAGCATacagcatatatatatatatacatacagaatatatacacatatatatatatacaacacaaaacaatattattgctattggaatttacaattatatcaaaaagaaaaaaaaagggaattagaaacaaataacaaataaataataatcttagtactaaataaaatacactgCACTTGCTATTGATAATAAAGTAACACATTGTAAACATACACATCATAACGAACACAAAaccaatattattatcatttcaaaTTCCAACTGCACTGAAATAGAGGAAAAATAagcaacagaaaaataattatttcggtattaattaaaattaaagaacatCTCACTATACTCTTACTGCAGACATTTACAAACGGCCATTTTGGATTGTCACGAACATAAGTAGCTTTTACGCATGCGCAATgaaatacatacaataattatatacgcTACAATTAAcacaaaataatgttaatttcaatttaattacaccccatctactaaaataaaattacgaataatcaacagataaataataaattcaatattaataaaagtcacTACATACTAGAAACATTTGCAAACGGCCATTTTGGAAAGCAATGCTGATCAACACGTGCATGtagtaacttttatatattgcaaaacaaattatattaataaataaatataaataataaagaaataaatatttaataaaatgataacaaAATAAGTGGAATATTGTaacaagaaaatgaataataactaatgcaatataatacagcattattatataataacaggaatattaaaaattaatagaaatcaGCCATGAGGAACAGCCTTACAACTAATTAACCATGAACTATTTATGGTGGACGAACTAAGgaggaataataaataataattaatacgatataatacattattatatggtaacaagaatattaaaaattaatagagaTCAGCCACGGGAAATGAAAGACAAATCAAAACTTTGCAACTAATTGAAATTAACTATTAAACTACTAACTATTCACGATTGACGAAATAATGCAGaaggataaataatatacaagaaGCTAAGAGGCAACGGACCTTATCCCTAAGAAATGATACATGCTATTATACATTGACAACATTAATTAACTAAGAAATCGCACAAAAGAACAAGATTAAAAACAACGAATACAAAACAcgttaataatacaaaattttttttttttgggcgtcgaattttacaaataaaacagGGACACGATCAGTCAAATTTCCTTTGGAAATTTGAACCCCAAAAGGGGGGGGGGGTGTCACGTCCCCCGCtccgcacgtgccgtaacgaaaactaaaatatgcaaataacgCGAGTGGCGATTCGaacaaattaattagtaaatcACGATTGgatactatactatataatattatataacgcaatactatagaactaatattcaataaaaaataattcgatttgaataaactaattaataaattacgattCAATACTACCCttacgaataatttatgattcgaCGATTCAAActacgatttaaaatttaatcaatcaaGACTAActcgcgatttgaataaattaattaacataccACGATTCAATACTACATTAAGAATAACCtatgatttaacaatttaactAAGGATAAactataattcaaaattcagtCAATAACAATTAGTGATTCTAAAACCAATTAAGAACAACTCGCGATTTaaccaaattaattaatactatagGTTGCATTCAAGAATAACCTACGATTCGACGATTCATTTAAGGATAAcctataatttgaaaatacaatcAATAAAAACTACTGATTCAAAATTAATCAAGACCAACTCGCGATTTAAacaaattgaccaattaagaAAACATCAAcaaggaaggaaaaggagcaatggaaatatatatttcaataacaaatatggaatacataaaatataagaaaccTATAAAACTAACTTATAAATTAACAGGTATAGAGAAGTGCACGTTACGGTATAACAATCCAATAGATATAAAGAATTGTATACATACggatacacacacacacacacatatatatatgtcgggtcgGCCTCGTCATAAGGGCCTGAGTCGTCGCCGAAGGGAAGGTATTGGGCAAGCAATGACTCTTCACTGGGACTACACATCTTCCGTGTACAACCGAAGTGTCTTTTATTAGCACAACTATGGGTTTACAGATTTAACAATCGATAGCGGGGATTTGACACTGGTGGCAATGGCCCAAGGtccgataacgaatccgcggtcaacgggataat
This is a stretch of genomic DNA from Bombus pyrosoma isolate SC7728 linkage group LG16, ASM1482585v1, whole genome shotgun sequence. It encodes these proteins:
- the LOC122576782 gene encoding uncharacterized protein LOC122576782 isoform X1 encodes the protein MMYSIPSMLRRLPGTFLQRVWHYPILRYTLNTYYGCFQSSYISTLSLFSKSTRCIAHTRYLHSMHLALPGSSLCSRHSLRVLLFILHLLPLSALFDKQHYTTHYCTVLPSEIVSFIVYFDYALVLLVQVYYSWNLSLRS
- the LOC122576782 gene encoding uncharacterized protein LOC122576782 isoform X3, encoding MMYSIPSMLRRLPGTFLQRVWHYPILRYTLNTYYGCFQSSYISTLSLFSKSTRCIAHTRYLHSMHLALPGSSLCSRHSLRVLLFILHLKQ
- the LOC122576782 gene encoding uncharacterized protein LOC122576782 isoform X4, with amino-acid sequence MGAFNHPTSLLCLYSPSLHAALLTQDIYIACTWHCPVPRYALDTHYEYFYLFYISQEEEGLQRNREWSQKT